One Rhipicephalus microplus isolate Deutch F79 chromosome 4, USDA_Rmic, whole genome shotgun sequence genomic window carries:
- the LOC119172734 gene encoding disintegrin and metalloproteinase domain-containing protein 10 homolog, giving the protein MANESWKLSSVPLSSTESPEPRGAGGSKRRSGILLKRVCNVEVVVDHLLFESYLNEEGGDRDRALEAVTTMVGTHAAAATEIFSKTDFEGITGISFEVQRLRINESNSCEGRVRHTNPFCRQNLDAAHILFEMSKINHDNFCVSHIWTYRDFPGGTLGLAYLAESEVDTGGICDKFHFGANVVKALTYRGSLSLNTGLVTFVNNNVRLTQRDTEVTFAHELGHNFGSPHDYPPKCTPGGTAGNYLMYPSARRGTEPNNLKFSPCSIGNISLVLKELIAGEAISPNCLQESPSPAPMF; this is encoded by the exons ATGGCCAACGAATCTTGGAAACTGTCCTCGGTACCTCTCTCATCGACGGAGTCCCCTGAACCCAGA GGGGCGGGGGGCTCGAAGCGACGATCGGGCATATTGCTCAAGCGCGTCTGCAACGTCGAAGTGGTGGTGGACCACTTGCTGTTCGAGTCGTACCTGAACGAGGAGGGTGGCGATCGTGACAGAGCGCTCGAGGCCGTCACAACAATGGTGGGCACGCACGCGGCAGCCGCCACGGAAATATTCAGCAAGACCGACTTCGAGGGCATCACCGGTATTTCATTCGAGGTGCAGCGCTTGCGG ATCAACGAGTCCAACTCCTGCGAAGGAAGGGTGCGGCACACGAACCCGTTCTGCCGTCAGAACCTGGACGCGGCACACATACTGTTCGAGATGTCCAAGATCAACCACGACAACTTCTGCGTGTCGCACATATGGACGTACCGGGACTTCCCCGGCGGTACGCTTGGACTCGCCTACCTCGCGGAGTCCGAAG TCGATACGGGCGGCATCTGCGACAAGTTCCACTTCGGTGCCAACGTGGTCAAGGCGCTGACCTACCGAGGAAGCTTAAGCCTCAACACTGGCCTGGTAACCTTCGTCAATAACAATGTGCGTCTTACGCAGCGGGACACCGAGGTCACCTTTGCCCACGAGCTGGGCCACAACTTTGGATCACCG CACGACTACCCGCCGAAGTGCACACCGGGCGGCACCGCAGGCAACTACCTCATGTACCCGAGTGCGCGCCGTGGAACCGAGCCGAACAACCTGAAGTTCTCGCCCTGCAGCATCGGGAACATCTCGCTCGTTCTCAAGGAACTCATCGCCGGAGAAGCAATCAGTCCCAACTGCCTTCAGG